The Microcebus murinus isolate Inina chromosome 4, M.murinus_Inina_mat1.0, whole genome shotgun sequence genome has a segment encoding these proteins:
- the AGBL2 gene encoding cytosolic carboxypeptidase 2 isoform X3: MPFILFILFFLKCLLSEWVPPQPEYFYQPTGDEKVPEIVGEEKGTVVYQLDSEGSYFTSSRVGGKRGSIKELAVTLQGPEDNTLLFESRFESGNLQKAVRVDTYEYELTLRTDLYTNKHTQWFYFRVQNTRKDATYRFTIINLLKPKSLYTVGMKPLMYSQLDANIHNIGWRREGSEIKYYKNNTDDGQQPFYCLTWTIQFPHDHDTCFFAHFYPYTYTNLQCYLLSVANNPMQSRFCKLRTLCRSLAGNTVYLLTITNPSQTPQEAAAKKAVVLSARVHPGESNGSWVMKGFLDFILSNSPDAQLLRDIFVFKVIPMLNPDGVIVGNYRCSLAGRDLNRHYKTVLKETFPCIWYTRNMIKRLLEEREVLLYCDFHGHSRKNNIFLYGCNNNNRKYWLHERVFPLMLSKNAPDKFSFHSCNFKVQKCKEGTGRVVMWRMGILNSYTVESTFGGSTLGSKRDTHFTIEDLKSLGYHVCDTLLDFCDPDQTKFTQCLAELKALLQQEIHKKFNELGQDMDLERSWSDISLSDIESSTSGSDSSLSDGLPVHLLNIADELNQKKKALKKKKKKPLQTRKQRNEQYQKNNLMQELKLTEETPERAGYASTLQKQPTFLKNSENSHSSTVKNEKPRLNESKKLGVTVSGTPKRSTNSSQEPVPGMKPNWPTNRYPVTKRGRANMVAYPSLHIYTYP; encoded by the exons AAGGTTCCTATTTCACCAGTTCCAGAGTGGGAGGCAAACGAGGAAGTATCAAGGAACTTGCTGTCACGTTGCAAGGACCAGAAGATAATACTCTGTTGTTTGAATCAAGGTTTGAGAGTGGGAATCTGCAAAAAGCTGTCAGAGT AGACACCTATGAATATGAACTCACCTTGCGGACTGACCTCTACACAAACAAACACACTCAGTGGTTTTATTTTCGGGTTCAGAACACCAGAAAAGATGCCACCTATCGCTTCACCATCATCAACTTGCTAAAACCCAAGAGCCTTTATACGGTAGGGATGAAGCCACTCATGTACTCCCAGTTGGATGCCAACATCCACAACATTGgctggaggagagaaggaagtgaAATCAAATACTATAAGAACAACACAGATGACGGGCAGCAGCCGTTCTACTGTCTCACATGGACCATTCAGTTTCCACATGACCACGACACTTGTTTCTTCGCACACTTCTACCCATATACATACACCAATTTGCAATGCTACCTCCTGTCAGTGGCAAACAACCCCATGCAGTCTCGGTTCTGCAAGCTCCGAACTTTATGCAGAAGCCTAGCAGGAAATACAGTCTACCTGCTCACCATCACCAATCCATCCCAGACCCCTCAAGAAGCAGCTGCAAAGAAAGCTGTGGTCCTGAGTGCCAGAGTCCACCCTGGGGAAAGTAATGGCTCCTGGGTTATGAAAGGCTTTTTGGACTTCATCCTTAGCAACTCCCCAGATGCCCAGCTCCTCAGAGATATCTTTGTCTTCAAGGTGATTCCCATGTTAAATCCAGACGGTGTGATTGTGGGAAATTATCGGTGTTCTTTGGCCGGAAGGGACTTGAACAGGCATTATAAAACCGTTCTGAAGGAGACTTTCCCTTGCATTTGGTACACTAGGAACATGATCAAAAG ACTTCTTGAAGAAAGAGAGGTTCTCTTGTATTGTGATTTCCATGGCCACAGCCGTAAGAATAATATCTTCTTATATGGCTGTAATAACAACAATCGCAAGTACTGGCTTCATGAGCGAGTCTTCCCTTTAATGTTAAGCAAAAATGCACCAGATAAG TTCTCTTTTCATAGTTGTAATTTTAAGGTCCAGAAGTGCAAAGAAGGAACAGGACGAGTTGTGATGTGGCGGATGGGGATCCTCAACAGCTACACGGTGGAGTCTACCTTTGGCGGGTCCACCCTGG GTAGTAAAAGAGACACCCACTTTACAATTGAAGATCTGAAATCTCTAGGTTATCATGTCTGTGACACTCTTCTTGATTTCTGTGATCCTGACCAAACCAAG TTCACTCAGTGTCTAGCAGAGCTTAAGGCACTCTTACAACAGGAAATCCACAAGAAATTCAATGAACTTGGACAAGATATGGATTTAGAAAGAAGTTGGAGTGACATCTCTTTGTCTGACATTGAATCCAG CACCAGTGGTTCTGACAGCTCTCTCTCAGATGGTCTTCCTGTTCACCTACTGAACATAGCAGACGAG TTGAATCAGAAGAAGAAGGcgcttaagaagaaaaaaaagaagccactTCAGACTAGGAAACAGCGAAATGAGCagtatcagaaaaataatttgatgcaGGAGTTAAAGTTAACAGAAGAAACCCCA GAAAGAGCAGGATATGCTTCTACTCTGCAAAAGCAgcctacctttttaaaaaattcagagaatTCCCATTCTTcaacagtgaaaaatgaaaaaccaaggTTAAATGAG AGTAAGAAGCTAGGCGTTACAGTATCAGGCACTCCAAAAAGAAGCACAAACTCAAGCCAAGAGCCAGTTCCAGGTATGAAGCCAAACTGGCCTACAAACAGATATCCTGTCACAAAAAGAGGCCGTGCTAACATGGTGGCATACCCATCCTTGCACATATATACGTACCCATAG